A stretch of the Leopardus geoffroyi isolate Oge1 chromosome B2, O.geoffroyi_Oge1_pat1.0, whole genome shotgun sequence genome encodes the following:
- the LOC123609396 gene encoding histone H2B type 1-K-like: MPHPAKSAPAPKKGSKKAVTKAQKKDGKKRKRSRKESYSVYVYKVLKQVHPDTGISSKAMGIMNSFVNDIFERIAGEASRLAHYNKRSTITSREIQTAVRLLLPGELAKHAVSEGTKAVTKCTSAPRNPDKMSSYRNPKVSFKGQPVFQREW; encoded by the coding sequence ATGCCACACCCAGCCAAGTCGGCCCCGGCCCCCAAAAAGGGCTCCAAGAAGGCGGTGACCAAGGCGCAGAAGAAGGACGGCAAGAAGCGCAAGCGCAGCCGCAAGGAGAGCTACTCGGTGTACGTGTACAAGGTGCTGAAGCAGGTGCACCCCGACACCGGCATCTCGTCCAAGGCCATGGGCATCATGAACTCGTTCGTCAACGACATCTTCGAGCGCATCGCGGGCGAGGCGTCGCGCCTGGCGCATTACAACAAGCGCTCGACCATCACGTCCCGGGAGATCCAGACGGCCGTGCGCCTGCTGCTGCCCGGGGAGCTGGCCAAGCACGCCGTGTCCGAGGGCACCAAGGCCGTCACCAAGTGCACCAGCGCGCCACGTAATCCTGACAAAATGTCTTCGTATCGAAACCCCAAAGTCTCTTTTAAGGGCCAGCCAGTTTTTCAGCGAGAGTGGTAA
- the LOC123609464 gene encoding histone H2A type 1-E-like has translation MSGRGKQGGKARAKAKTRSSRAGLQFPVGRVHRLLRKGNYAERVGAGAPVYLAAVLEYLTAEILELAGNAARDNKKTRIIPRHLQLAIRNDEELNKLLGRVTIAQGGVLPNIQAVLLPKKTESHHKAKGKSRGSFGLRLGFRWICQRSFTQPVARNLLKWSVKKIPREAQLSNHP, from the exons ATGTCTGGACGCGGAAAGCAGGGCGGCAAGGCTCGCGCCAAGGCCAAGACCCGTTCGTCGCGGGCCGGGCTGCAGTTCCCGGTGGGCCGCGTGCACCGCCTGCTCCGCAAGGGCAACTACGCCGAGCGGGTGGGGGCCGGCGCGCCGGTGTACCTGGCGGCCGTGCTGGAGTACCTGACGGCCGAGATCCTGGAGCTGGCGGGCAACGCGGCCCGCGACAACAAGAAGACGCGCATCATCCCGCGCCACCTGCAGCTGGCCATCCGCAACGACGAGGAGCTCAACAAGCTGCTGGGCCGCGTCACCATCGCGCAGGGCGGCGTCCTGCCCAACATCCAGGCCGTGCTGCTGCCCAAGAAGACCGAGAGCCACCACAAGGCCAAGGGCAA GTCTAGAGGGAGCTTCGGTCTGAGACTTGGCTTTCGATGGATTTGCCAACGAAGCTTTACCCAGCCTGTGGCCCGGAACCTTCTCAAATGGTCAGTGAAGAAAATTCCCAGGGAGGCTCAGCTCTCAAACCATCCTTGA
- the LOC123609343 gene encoding histone H3.1-like codes for MALGGLTARTKQTARKSTGGKAPRKQLATKAARKSAPATGGVKKPHRYRPGTVALREIRRYQKSTELLIRKLPFQRLVREIAQDFKTDLRFQSSAVMALQEACEAYLVGLFEDTNLCAIHAKRVTIMPKDIQLARRIRGERA; via the exons ATGGCACttggtggcttg ACGGCTCGCACGAAGCAGACGGCGCGCAAGTCGACGGGCGGCAAGGCCCCGCGCAAGCAGCTGGCCACCAAGGCGGCCCGCAAGAGCGCGCCGGCCACCGGCGGCGTCAAGAAGCCGCACCGCTACCGGCCCGGCACGGTGGCCCTGCGCGAGATCCGCCGCTACCAGAAGTCCACCGAGCTGCTGATCCGCAAGCTGCCGTTCCAGCGGCTGGTGCGCGAGATCGCGCAGGACTTCAAGACCGACCTGCGCTTCCAGAGCTCGGCCGTGATGGCGCTGCAGGAGGCGTGCGAGGCCTACCTGGTGGGGCTCTTCGAGGACACCAACCTGTGCGCCATCCACGCCAAGCGCGTCACCATCATGCCCAAGGACATCCAGCTGGCGCGCCGCATCCGCGGGGAGCGGGCCTAA
- the LOC123609344 gene encoding histone H1.4-like produces the protein MSEAAPAAPAAPAPAEKTPVKKKARKSAGAAKRKASGPPVSELITKAVAASKERSGVSLAALKKALAAAGYDVEKNNSRIKLGLKSLVSKGTLVQTKGTGASGSFKLNKKAASGEAKPKAKKAGAAKPKKAAGAAKKAKKGTGTGTPKKSAKKTPKKAKKPEAAAAKKVAKSPKKVKAAKSPAKVKAPKLKAAFLGRKELRSWA, from the coding sequence ATGTCCGAGGccgcgcccgccgcgcccgccgcgccGGCCCCCGCCGAGAAGACGCCGGTGAAGAAGAAGGCCCGCAAGTCCGCAGGCGCCGCCAAGCGCAAGGCGTCCGGGCCGCCGGTGTCCGAGCTCATCACCAAGGCCGTGGCCGCCTCCAAGGAGCGCAGCGGCGTGTCCCTGGCCGCGCTCAAGAAGGCGCTGGCGGCCGCCGGCTACGACGTGGAGAAGAACAACAGCCGCATCAAGCTGGGCCTCAAGAGCCTGGTGAGCAAGGGCACCCTGGTGCAGACCAAGGGCACCGGCGCCTCGGGCTCGTTCAAGCTCAACAAGAAGGCGGCATCCGGGGAGGCCAAGCCCAAAGCCAAGAAGGCGGGCGCGGCCAAGCCCAAGAAGGCTGCCGGGGCGGCCAAGAAAGCCAAGAAGGGCACCGGAACCGGCACCCCCAAGAAGAGCGCCAAGAAGACCCCGAAGAAGGCGAAGAAgcccgaggcggcggcggccaaGAAAGTGGCCAAGAGCCCGAAGAAGGTGAAAGCTGCCAAGAGCCCCGCCAAGGTCAAGGCCCCGAAGCTCAAGGCGGCCTTCTTGGGCCGGAAGGAACTCAGAAGTTGGGCTTAG
- the LOC123609504 gene encoding histone H4 yields MSGRGKGGKGLGKGGAKRHRKVLRDNIQGITKPAIRRLARRGGVKRISGLIYEETRGVLKVFLENVIRDAVTYTEHAKRKTVTAMDVVYALKRQGRTLYGFGG; encoded by the coding sequence ATGTCTGGCCGCGGCAAAGGCGGGAAGGGCCTGGGCAAGGGGGGCGCCAAGCGCCACCGCAAGGTGCTGCGCGACAACATCCAGGGCATCACGAAGCCCGCCATCCGGCGGCTGGCCCGGCGCGGCGGCGTCAAGCGCATCTCCGGCCTCATCTACGAGGAGACCCGCGGGGTGCTCAAGGTGTTCCTGGAGAACGTGATCCGGGACGCCGTCACCTACACGGAGCACGCCAAGCGCAAGACGGTCACGGCCATGGACGTGGTGTACGCGCTCAAGCGCCAGGGCCGCACCCTCTACGGCTTCGGGGGCTAA
- the LOC123609497 gene encoding histone H2B type 1-C/E/F/G/I-like — translation MPEPAKSAPAPKKGSKKAVSKAQKKDGKKRKRSRKESYSVYVYKVLKQVHPDTGISSKAMGIMNSFVNDIFERIAGEASRLAHYNKRSTITSREIQTAVRLLLPGELAKHAVSEGTKAVTKYTSSK, via the coding sequence ATGCCTGAACCAGCGAAGTCCGCCCCGGCCCCGAAGAAGGGCTCGAAGAAGGCGGTGAGCAAGGCGCAGAAGAAGGACGGCAAGAAGCGCAAGCGCAGCCGCAAGGAGAGCTACTCAGTGTACGTGTACAAGGTGCTGAAGCAGGTGCACCCCGACACCGGCATCTCGTCCAAGGCCATGGGCATCATGAACTCGTTCGTCAATGACATCTTCGAGCGCATCGCGGGCGAGGCGTCGCGCCTGGCGCATTACAACAAGCGCTCGACCATCACGTCCCGGGAGATCCAAACGGCCGTGCGCCTGCTGCTGCCCGGGGAGCTGGCCAAGCACGCCGTCTCCGAGGGCACCAAGGCTGTCACCAAGTACACCAGCTCCAAGTGA